One window of Podarcis raffonei isolate rPodRaf1 chromosome 15, rPodRaf1.pri, whole genome shotgun sequence genomic DNA carries:
- the PSPH gene encoding phosphoserine phosphatase isoform X2, protein MCFKKRGNRKPVKRMSSLMELKEVFQNADAVCFDVDSTVIKEEGIDELAKFCGVGDAVAEMTRRAMGGTVTFKAALTARLGLIRPSYEQVQKLISEHPPQLTPGIRELVNRLHQRGVQVFLISGGFQSIVEHVALQLNIPTANVFANRLKFYFNGEYAGFDETQPTAESGGKGQVISYLKEQFQFKKVVMIGDGATDMEACPPADCFIGFGGNVVRKQVKEKAKWYITHFDELLKELEER, encoded by the exons GAAGCCCGTCAAAAGGATGTCCTCTCTTAtggagctgaaggaagtcttccAAAACGCTGATGCCGTCTGCTTTGATGTGGACAGCACGGTCATCAAAGAGGAAGGCATCGACGAGCTGGCGAAATTCTGCGGCGTCGGAGACGCAGTGGCCGAAAT GACTCGAAGAGCGATGGGTGGCACTGTAACGTTCAAGGCTGCTTTGACTGCCCGGCTAGGCCTCATCCGCCCCTCCTATGAACAAGTGCAGAAATTGATATCGGAGCATCCGCCCCAGTTAACACCGGGAATAAG GGAACTAGTCAACCGGCTCCACCAGCGAGGTGTCCAGGTCTTCTTAATCTCCGGGGGGTTTCAGAGCATCGTGGAACACGTGGCTTTGCAGCTCAACATCCCAACAGCAAACGTCTTTGCCAACAGGTTGAAGTTCTACTTCAATG GAGAATACGCCGGTTTTGATGAGACGCAGCCAACTGCTGAGTCGGGTGGCAAAGGACAAGTCATTAGTTACCTGAAGgagcagtttcagtttaagaaggTGGTGATGATTGGAGACGGAGCAACAGATATGGAAGCCTGCCCACCTGCA GACTGTTTCATAGGCTTTGGAGGCAATGTTGTGCGGAAACAGGTCAAGGAGAAAGCCAAGTGGTACATCACCCATTTTGACGAATTGCTGAAAGAACTAGAGGAACGATAA
- the PSPH gene encoding phosphoserine phosphatase isoform X3, translating into MSSLMELKEVFQNADAVCFDVDSTVIKEEGIDELAKFCGVGDAVAEMTRRAMGGTVTFKAALTARLGLIRPSYEQVQKLISEHPPQLTPGIRELVNRLHQRGVQVFLISGGFQSIVEHVALQLNIPTANVFANRLKFYFNGEYAGFDETQPTAESGGKGQVISYLKEQFQFKKVVMIGDGATDMEACPPADCFIGFGGNVVRKQVKEKAKWYITHFDELLKELEER; encoded by the exons ATGTCCTCTCTTAtggagctgaaggaagtcttccAAAACGCTGATGCCGTCTGCTTTGATGTGGACAGCACGGTCATCAAAGAGGAAGGCATCGACGAGCTGGCGAAATTCTGCGGCGTCGGAGACGCAGTGGCCGAAAT GACTCGAAGAGCGATGGGTGGCACTGTAACGTTCAAGGCTGCTTTGACTGCCCGGCTAGGCCTCATCCGCCCCTCCTATGAACAAGTGCAGAAATTGATATCGGAGCATCCGCCCCAGTTAACACCGGGAATAAG GGAACTAGTCAACCGGCTCCACCAGCGAGGTGTCCAGGTCTTCTTAATCTCCGGGGGGTTTCAGAGCATCGTGGAACACGTGGCTTTGCAGCTCAACATCCCAACAGCAAACGTCTTTGCCAACAGGTTGAAGTTCTACTTCAATG GAGAATACGCCGGTTTTGATGAGACGCAGCCAACTGCTGAGTCGGGTGGCAAAGGACAAGTCATTAGTTACCTGAAGgagcagtttcagtttaagaaggTGGTGATGATTGGAGACGGAGCAACAGATATGGAAGCCTGCCCACCTGCA GACTGTTTCATAGGCTTTGGAGGCAATGTTGTGCGGAAACAGGTCAAGGAGAAAGCCAAGTGGTACATCACCCATTTTGACGAATTGCTGAAAGAACTAGAGGAACGATAA
- the PSPH gene encoding phosphoserine phosphatase isoform X1, translating into MAQHRVQCADIQNDLIFLSHHRKPVKRMSSLMELKEVFQNADAVCFDVDSTVIKEEGIDELAKFCGVGDAVAEMTRRAMGGTVTFKAALTARLGLIRPSYEQVQKLISEHPPQLTPGIRELVNRLHQRGVQVFLISGGFQSIVEHVALQLNIPTANVFANRLKFYFNGEYAGFDETQPTAESGGKGQVISYLKEQFQFKKVVMIGDGATDMEACPPADCFIGFGGNVVRKQVKEKAKWYITHFDELLKELEER; encoded by the exons ATGGCTCAACACAGGGTTCAGTGTGCCGATATCCAGAACGACCTCATCTTCCTCTCCCACCACAGGAAGCCCGTCAAAAGGATGTCCTCTCTTAtggagctgaaggaagtcttccAAAACGCTGATGCCGTCTGCTTTGATGTGGACAGCACGGTCATCAAAGAGGAAGGCATCGACGAGCTGGCGAAATTCTGCGGCGTCGGAGACGCAGTGGCCGAAAT GACTCGAAGAGCGATGGGTGGCACTGTAACGTTCAAGGCTGCTTTGACTGCCCGGCTAGGCCTCATCCGCCCCTCCTATGAACAAGTGCAGAAATTGATATCGGAGCATCCGCCCCAGTTAACACCGGGAATAAG GGAACTAGTCAACCGGCTCCACCAGCGAGGTGTCCAGGTCTTCTTAATCTCCGGGGGGTTTCAGAGCATCGTGGAACACGTGGCTTTGCAGCTCAACATCCCAACAGCAAACGTCTTTGCCAACAGGTTGAAGTTCTACTTCAATG GAGAATACGCCGGTTTTGATGAGACGCAGCCAACTGCTGAGTCGGGTGGCAAAGGACAAGTCATTAGTTACCTGAAGgagcagtttcagtttaagaaggTGGTGATGATTGGAGACGGAGCAACAGATATGGAAGCCTGCCCACCTGCA GACTGTTTCATAGGCTTTGGAGGCAATGTTGTGCGGAAACAGGTCAAGGAGAAAGCCAAGTGGTACATCACCCATTTTGACGAATTGCTGAAAGAACTAGAGGAACGATAA